In Mytilus galloprovincialis chromosome 1, xbMytGall1.hap1.1, whole genome shotgun sequence, the following are encoded in one genomic region:
- the LOC143083294 gene encoding uncharacterized protein LOC143083294 — MVRPRCNVCKKTVTIRQDALQCDTCDNWQHRLCETGISKELYNQLVQQEEEIDFYCKECGLPAEESSIPQLPDFESTRYSTDGVHEASFSLEQSTVSTHEESHSPNQSTLDVHLPDTSEVYDQSTIVQLNNSSFTVSDEEDTTIHLNNLDQSFDITQRTFAEPDIITETQPTVSKTVFLSMSAS, encoded by the exons ATGGTTCGTCCACGTTGTAATGTATGCAAGAAGACTGTTACGATTCGACAAGATGCTCTTCAATGTGACACATGTGACAACTGGCAGCATCGTCTATGTGAAACTG GCATTTCTAAAGAGTTGTATAATCAGCTAGTACAACAGGAAGAAGAGATAGACTTCTATTGCAAAGAATGTGGTTTGCCAGCAGAAGAATCCAGCATCCCTCAGCTACCAGACTTTGAAAGTACACGCTATTCTACTGATGGTGTCCATGAGGCCAGTTTTTCTCTAGAACAGTCTACTGTTAGCACCCATGAGGAAAGTCATTCTCCAAACCAGTCAACTTTGGATGTCCACCTACCCGACACGTCCGAGGTATATGACCAGTCAACTATCGTCCAACTCAACAACTCATCGTTCACCGTATCCGACGAAGAAGACACAACTATTCATCTCAACAACCTTGACCAGTCGTTCGACATCACACAACGTACCTTTGCTGAACCAGATATTATTACAGAAAC